One genomic region from Syntrophales bacterium encodes:
- a CDS encoding PAS domain S-box protein, translating to MIMKMRNRSSYPDSPHPGHGRPSDWIAKPYSIIFTGVVFFTLIFGIAVFQGWRQFETTRRNALTADKTTANLLADLILEHNKANIGILQSYAHRPLFIAAVKNKDLARVYRHLSALKKNAEIDLTFVTDKRGLLWANFPLFPEAIGKNLSNRDWYKGISSHWKPYISTVSKLIVGDKPLAVSVCVPIFDEKERGIGILGSSQRLGFLVDTIERVPFSPYTTVNVIDRTGKLLYSNKFPYQESIADYRFFPILETAVKEKKQQIEMNDPQKDHQKSYLTVVPMGDIGWSVIIERSLRDIYRSEFGRFIEIGAISFLLFLLIIFFLIYLRKVSLFRKTEGLLQAETKLRQSEENFHHSLDDSPMGVRIVTEEGKTIYANRAILDIYGYDSREDLETTPVEKRYTPESHADFLIRREKRQQGVDVPSEYTINIIRKDGEVRHLLVLRREVLWDGERQFQVLYNDITDRKRAEMVLRESEERLRTIIEASLDAIIAVNVEGRLILFNGAAQELFQYSEEEALNQPADILLREEIGKIHQERLEKFLKRGVGQCGHIGRRMEKLFRRKDGSLFEAEVSMSGGRFNGLRLVVLAIHDITSRKKTEETLRESEIRYRELFDNISSGVAIYEVMNNGNDFIFKDFNRAGERLDGDRKEDIIGKSIYQVRQGIREYGLLEVFKRVWATGIPEHYAAKFYQDEQLQGWYENFVYRLPSGEIVAVYDDITERKRAEEELRTSRAQLRALAARLQQIREEERLMVAREIHDEMGGGLTGLKMDLSWLFGKMGGADTSEERVALMDRIQTANALIDQMIHIVRRISTDLRPFVLDDLGLIAALEWQLSEFTSRTEISHEFATTFKDVNMEEDTAIAVFRIFQEALTNVVRHARATKVAVVLREGERSLFGEESFVLEIRDNGRGITEEEILHPKSLGLLGMKERVLTFRGKLSISGEPGGGTALVLQIPRKQGDAS from the coding sequence ATGATTATGAAAATGCGCAATCGATCTTCTTATCCTGATTCTCCTCATCCCGGTCACGGGCGTCCAAGCGACTGGATTGCCAAGCCTTATTCCATAATTTTCACCGGTGTCGTCTTCTTCACTTTAATCTTTGGGATCGCCGTTTTTCAGGGCTGGCGGCAATTTGAAACCACAAGGCGCAATGCCCTGACTGCTGATAAGACAACCGCAAATCTCCTCGCAGACCTCATCCTGGAGCACAACAAAGCAAACATAGGAATCCTCCAGTCCTATGCTCATCGGCCTCTATTCATCGCTGCCGTGAAGAATAAGGACCTTGCAAGGGTTTACAGGCACCTGTCCGCCCTCAAAAAGAATGCCGAGATCGACCTGACCTTCGTCACGGACAAACGCGGCCTTCTCTGGGCGAATTTCCCTTTGTTTCCGGAAGCTATCGGGAAGAACCTCTCGAACCGTGACTGGTATAAAGGAATCAGTTCCCATTGGAAACCTTACATTTCCACCGTCTCTAAACTGATTGTCGGGGATAAACCACTGGCGGTATCCGTCTGCGTCCCCATATTCGATGAAAAAGAAAGGGGCATCGGGATACTCGGAAGCTCCCAACGACTTGGTTTTCTTGTTGACACCATCGAGCGGGTGCCTTTCAGCCCCTATACGACCGTGAACGTGATCGACCGGACGGGGAAGCTCCTTTACAGCAACAAATTTCCTTATCAGGAAAGCATTGCGGATTATCGATTTTTCCCGATCCTTGAAACGGCGGTAAAGGAAAAAAAACAGCAGATCGAAATGAACGATCCGCAGAAAGATCATCAGAAAAGTTATCTCACCGTTGTTCCCATGGGGGACATCGGGTGGTCGGTCATCATTGAGAGATCCCTGAGAGACATTTATCGTTCGGAATTCGGACGTTTTATCGAGATAGGGGCTATTTCCTTCCTTTTGTTCCTCCTGATCATTTTCTTTCTGATTTATCTGAGAAAAGTTTCCCTGTTCAGAAAAACTGAGGGACTCCTGCAAGCCGAGACAAAGCTTCGGCAGAGTGAGGAAAATTTCCATCATTCTCTGGATGACTCACCGATGGGGGTGCGCATCGTAACAGAAGAAGGTAAGACCATTTATGCCAACCGTGCTATTCTGGATATCTATGGCTACGACAGCAGGGAGGATTTGGAAACAACTCCCGTGGAAAAGCGCTATACCCCGGAAAGCCATGCCGACTTCCTGATCAGAAGAGAGAAGAGACAGCAAGGGGTTGATGTCCCGTCGGAATATACCATAAACATCATCCGGAAAGATGGCGAAGTCCGTCACCTCCTGGTATTACGCAGGGAAGTATTATGGGATGGTGAAAGACAGTTTCAAGTCTTGTACAACGACATCACCGATCGCAAGCGGGCCGAGATGGTGCTGCGGGAGAGCGAGGAGCGTTTGCGAACGATTATTGAGGCGAGTCTGGATGCCATCATCGCTGTGAACGTCGAGGGCCGGCTCATTCTTTTCAACGGCGCAGCCCAGGAGTTATTCCAGTATTCCGAGGAAGAAGCCTTGAATCAACCGGCCGACATCCTGCTGCGGGAGGAAATAGGTAAAATCCATCAAGAAAGGTTGGAAAAGTTCTTGAAAAGGGGTGTCGGACAATGCGGTCACATCGGAAGACGAATGGAAAAGCTTTTTCGCCGTAAGGACGGCTCCCTGTTTGAGGCCGAAGTCTCCATGTCGGGGGGCCGCTTTAATGGGCTGCGCCTGGTGGTCCTTGCGATTCACGACATTACCTCCCGCAAGAAGACAGAGGAGACGCTGAGGGAGAGCGAGATACGTTATCGTGAGCTTTTCGACAATATCAGCAGCGGTGTTGCCATCTACGAAGTAATGAACAACGGCAACGATTTTATCTTCAAGGATTTCAATCGAGCCGGTGAGCGGCTGGATGGCGACCGGAAAGAGGATATCATCGGAAAGAGCATCTATCAAGTCCGGCAGGGGATCAGGGAGTATGGACTATTAGAAGTGTTCAAGCGGGTTTGGGCGACCGGAATTCCCGAGCATTACGCAGCCAAGTTTTACCAGGATGAACAATTGCAGGGTTGGTACGAAAACTTTGTCTATCGACTTCCCTCCGGCGAGATCGTTGCTGTATATGATGACATCACCGAACGCAAGCGGGCGGAGGAGGAATTGAGGACTTCTCGTGCGCAGTTACGGGCACTTGCCGCGCGACTGCAACAGATACGTGAAGAAGAGAGACTCATGGTTGCGCGAGAAATTCATGACGAAATGGGGGGGGGACTTACCGGGCTGAAGATGGATCTCTCATGGCTGTTTGGCAAAATGGGCGGCGCAGACACGTCTGAAGAGCGCGTTGCCTTGATGGACAGGATTCAGACAGCGAATGCGTTGATAGATCAAATGATCCATATAGTACGCCGTATATCCACGGATTTGCGGCCATTCGTTTTAGACGATTTAGGGCTGATAGCAGCTCTGGAGTGGCAGTTGTCGGAATTTACGAGTCGCACTGAAATTTCGCATGAGTTCGCCACAACCTTCAAAGATGTTAACATGGAAGAGGACACAGCCATTGCCGTGTTTCGCATCTTTCAGGAAGCGCTCACGAACGTGGTGCGACACGCCCGGGCAACAAAGGTTGCCGTCGTTTTACGAGAGGGTGAGCGAAGTCTTTTCGGGGAAGAAAGTTTTGTTCTTGAGATCAGGGACAACGGCCGGGGAATCACAGAGGAGGAAATTCTGCATCCCAAATCTCTCGGTCTGCTTGGCATGAAAGAACGTGTTCTAACTTTTAGAGGAAAACTCTCAATTTCTGGTGAGCCCGGTGGAGGGACAGCCCTGGTCCTGCAAATACCCCGAAAGCAGGGAGACGCATCATGA
- a CDS encoding chemotaxis protein CheW, with translation MQEVSVMKGDVDLVIFILDESRFALKLSAVERVVRIVEITLLPKAPDIVLGIIDVQGGIIPVIDVRKRFRFPKRETQLNDQLVIARTVKRTVALLADDVTGVMACPVERIVEGEKVVSGMAFVQGIVKIDDGMILIHDLDTFLSLDEEQRLDDALRESAGLGKKG, from the coding sequence ATGCAAGAGGTATCTGTCATGAAAGGCGATGTCGATCTGGTCATTTTTATCCTTGATGAGAGCCGTTTTGCCTTGAAGCTCTCTGCTGTGGAGAGGGTGGTGCGTATCGTCGAGATCACGTTGCTCCCCAAGGCGCCGGATATCGTACTTGGGATCATCGATGTTCAAGGCGGGATCATTCCGGTTATCGACGTGCGAAAGCGTTTCCGTTTTCCAAAGCGCGAGACGCAATTGAACGATCAGCTCGTCATTGCCCGAACGGTAAAAAGAACCGTCGCCCTGCTGGCGGATGATGTGACCGGCGTCATGGCCTGTCCGGTAGAGCGGATCGTGGAGGGTGAAAAGGTGGTCTCCGGGATGGCGTTTGTGCAGGGCATTGTAAAGATCGATGATGGTATGATTCTCATACACGACCTCGATACTTTTCTCTCCCTGGATGAGGAGCAGCGGCTGGATGACGCGCTCCGGGAATCCGCCGGTTTGGGGAAAAAGGGATGA
- a CDS encoding ParD-like family protein has product MPKAVKISDELASNAAIFAGVEGRSLAGQVEYWAKLGRVADENADLPVSLIKEILIARAQAQSGLKTPYVFGEGE; this is encoded by the coding sequence ATGCCGAAAGCCGTTAAAATATCCGATGAACTGGCAAGCAACGCGGCGATATTTGCCGGCGTCGAAGGCCGGTCGCTTGCCGGCCAGGTGGAGTACTGGGCAAAGTTGGGAAGGGTGGCGGATGAAAACGCCGATCTTCCGGTCTCCCTGATCAAGGAGATCCTCATCGCCCGAGCCCAGGCGCAAAGCGGATTGAAGACGCCCTATGTCTTTGGTGAAGGCGAATGA
- a CDS encoding chemotaxis protein CheW codes for MKKDIVTTPQEEGTNINWSEILQQVEKARESLERGAAPTPKEKGAILKARARVLARGTEEAGAAREFLDIIEFSLAAETYGIESAFVREVYPLKDFMPLPGTPPFVLGIVNVRGQILSVIDLKKFFNLPEKGLGQLNKVIIIRNDRMEFGILADDVLNARPIPLETVQTVPPTVTGIGAGYLKGVVGGRMIILDVKKILGDEKIVVHQEAD; via the coding sequence ATGAAGAAGGATATAGTTACAACTCCCCAGGAGGAAGGTACGAACATAAACTGGAGCGAAATCCTGCAGCAGGTGGAGAAGGCGCGGGAGTCGCTGGAGCGGGGGGCGGCGCCGACCCCGAAGGAAAAGGGCGCCATACTCAAAGCGCGGGCGCGAGTCCTGGCGCGGGGAACGGAGGAAGCCGGTGCTGCCCGGGAATTCCTCGACATCATCGAATTCAGCTTGGCGGCCGAAACGTACGGTATCGAGTCCGCGTTTGTCCGCGAAGTCTATCCGCTGAAAGATTTCATGCCGCTGCCCGGCACGCCGCCCTTTGTACTCGGCATCGTCAACGTGCGCGGACAGATTCTTTCGGTGATTGATCTCAAGAAATTCTTTAATCTCCCGGAAAAGGGTCTGGGACAGCTCAACAAGGTGATCATCATCCGTAACGATCGGATGGAATTCGGGATCCTGGCGGACGACGTTCTCAATGCGCGCCCCATCCCGCTGGAAACGGTTCAGACGGTCCCCCCGACCGTCACCGGGATCGGCGCAGGGTATCTGAAGGGAGTGGTTGGCGGGCGGATGATCATCCTCGATGTGAAAAAAATTCTGGGCGACGAGAAGATCGTCGTGCACCAGGAGGCGGATTAA
- a CDS encoding response regulator transcription factor: MKVFLVDDSAIVLEKLAAMLSGIDGVEIAGQALNARDAIQSIVKLNPDVVILDIRLNDGGNGMDVLKRIKKEIPSPIVIMLTNYPYPQYREKCQALGADYFFDKVTEIEKIYDTFKQLLRDKP; the protein is encoded by the coding sequence ATGAAGGTATTTCTTGTTGATGATTCAGCTATTGTGCTCGAAAAACTGGCGGCCATGCTCTCCGGCATCGACGGCGTCGAAATCGCCGGGCAGGCCCTGAATGCGCGCGATGCGATCCAATCCATTGTGAAACTGAACCCCGATGTGGTGATCCTGGACATCCGCCTGAATGACGGCGGCAACGGAATGGATGTTTTAAAACGGATCAAAAAGGAAATTCCGTCGCCCATCGTCATCATGCTTACGAACTATCCCTATCCGCAGTATCGGGAAAAGTGTCAGGCCCTGGGCGCCGATTACTTCTTCGACAAGGTGACGGAAATCGAGAAGATTTACGACACCTTCAAACAATTGCTGAGGGATAAACCTTAA
- a CDS encoding tetratricopeptide repeat protein: MKAMPAEISRETLARLSEHLKRQMGLYFPENRWDELREKMAQAMKDFDCQDLSGFIERLMSTPLSRQEIEMLASHLTISETYFWREPRVFEALEKQILPELIRVREKGERRLRIWSAGCASGEEPYSIAIALRRALPVPEDWRITILATDINPGILRRATAGVYGQWSFRGLPKRLKEECFHRKEDGRFEILPEIRKMVTFTYLNLVEDLYPLPLNNTNAMDLIFCRNVLMYFTPERAVQVGQRLYNSLVDDGWLMVGASELSQFTFPQFASVHFPGAIVYRKETGKSRPSEVFRPDGISSPKEKVQPAGESATGIGKAAGLPLLREKTRIQVVESASPKQAAYAEVLDRSVQGRDMAAPVKQQGEEATFDITFRIRALADQGKLAEALSACDEAIAADKLDPEMHYLRAAILQELNEHGEAIAALKRALYLDPKFVPAHFAIGNLMLRQGNARAAKKSFENVLALLSACRAEDILPELEGLTAGRCREIIHATIRIGASA; this comes from the coding sequence ATGAAAGCCATGCCTGCCGAGATCTCCCGCGAAACGCTGGCCCGGCTCAGTGAACATCTGAAGAGACAGATGGGTCTCTATTTTCCGGAAAACCGCTGGGACGAACTCCGGGAAAAAATGGCCCAGGCCATGAAGGATTTTGATTGCCAGGATCTGAGCGGTTTTATCGAGAGGCTCATGTCGACCCCGCTGAGCAGGCAAGAAATCGAGATGCTGGCGAGTCATCTCACGATCAGTGAAACCTACTTCTGGCGCGAGCCGCGGGTCTTTGAGGCCCTTGAGAAACAGATTCTGCCGGAACTGATTCGTGTGCGGGAAAAGGGCGAGAGGCGTCTGAGAATCTGGAGCGCGGGCTGTGCGAGCGGTGAGGAGCCGTACTCCATTGCGATTGCGCTGCGTAGAGCGCTCCCTGTCCCGGAAGATTGGCGGATCACCATCCTGGCGACGGACATCAACCCCGGAATTCTGCGCCGGGCGACGGCCGGCGTGTACGGCCAATGGTCGTTCCGCGGCTTGCCCAAGCGGCTCAAGGAAGAATGCTTTCACCGCAAAGAGGATGGCCGGTTTGAGATTCTCCCGGAGATCCGGAAGATGGTTACGTTCACCTACCTGAATCTGGTGGAAGACCTCTATCCCTTGCCGCTGAACAACACCAACGCGATGGATCTCATCTTCTGCCGGAATGTGCTGATGTATTTTACACCGGAGCGCGCCGTCCAGGTCGGACAGAGACTTTACAACTCTCTTGTGGACGACGGTTGGCTGATGGTCGGCGCCAGCGAACTTTCCCAGTTCACCTTTCCTCAATTCGCGTCGGTACATTTCCCTGGGGCGATTGTCTATCGGAAGGAAACCGGGAAATCTCGACCGTCTGAGGTTTTTCGCCCTGACGGGATTTCCTCTCCAAAAGAGAAGGTTCAACCGGCAGGAGAATCCGCGACCGGGATTGGAAAGGCGGCGGGGCTGCCCCTATTGCGCGAAAAAACACGGATACAGGTGGTCGAGAGCGCATCACCCAAGCAGGCCGCATACGCGGAGGTCTTGGATCGATCCGTGCAGGGCCGTGACATGGCTGCGCCGGTCAAGCAGCAGGGCGAGGAGGCAACGTTTGATATTACGTTCAGGATCCGGGCGCTTGCCGACCAGGGAAAACTGGCAGAGGCATTGTCGGCATGTGACGAAGCCATCGCTGCCGACAAGCTCGATCCCGAGATGCATTATCTGCGCGCCGCCATTCTTCAAGAGCTAAATGAGCACGGAGAAGCAATTGCTGCGCTCAAGCGCGCGCTCTATCTCGATCCGAAGTTTGTGCCGGCGCATTTCGCCATCGGCAATCTGATGCTGCGCCAGGGTAATGCGCGAGCGGCGAAGAAGAGTTTTGAGAACGTGCTTGCGCTCCTGAGTGCGTGTCGGGCGGAGGATATCCTGCCCGAATTGGAGGGGCTGACGGCGGGCAGGTGCAGGGAAATCATCCACGCCACCATCCGGATAGGGGCATCGGCATGA
- a CDS encoding type II toxin-antitoxin system RelE/ParE family toxin, producing the protein MSRQVSQSPLFERKKKHLTRDEISVLDEEIRRICETPEIGEVKKGDLTGVSVHKFKVRDRLFLLAYEFDEKEILLLALGAYENFYRDLKRYLA; encoded by the coding sequence ATGAGCCGGCAGGTCTCCCAGTCCCCCCTTTTTGAGAGGAAGAAGAAGCATCTGACAAGGGATGAGATATCCGTTCTGGATGAAGAGATTCGGCGCATCTGCGAAACGCCCGAGATCGGCGAGGTGAAAAAGGGGGATCTGACAGGCGTTTCCGTTCACAAATTCAAGGTCCGGGACAGATTGTTTCTTCTGGCCTATGAATTCGATGAAAAGGAAATTCTTCTGCTTGCCTTGGGCGCGTATGAGAATTTCTATCGCGATCTGAAGCGCTATTTGGCTTAA